CGGTTGCTGCAGCCAGCCCGATGCCGATCTTGTCGACGGTCGCTTCGATTCCGAAACCGGGGACCTTCGGCAGACGCCGGTAGAAGGGAGTCATGGCGTCCCAGAACTGCGGTTCGGAGCAGCCGATGCAGCCGTGACCGGCCATGACCGGCCAGCTCACCCCTTCGTTGTAGCGCACCGTCGGACAGTTGTGGAAGGTTTCCGGGCCCTTGCAGCCGAGCTTGTACAGGCAATACCCCTTCCGATGACCCGGATCGCCGAATTTTTCCGCATACTGCCCCGCGTCGAAGTGGGAGCGGCGTTCGCAGTTGTCGTGAATCCGCTTGCCGTAGGCGAAAAGAGGACGGTTCAAACCATCGACCGCGGGAAGCTTTCCGAAGGTGATGAAGTGGACGATCGCCGCAGTGAGGTTTTCTGCGTTGAGCGGGCAGCCCGGCAGGTTGAGCACGGTGGCGCCGGGGACGGCCTTCCGCACCCCCACCGCCCCGGTCGGGTTCGGAGCGGCGGCGGGAATATTGCCGAAGGTGGCGCAGCTGCCCACGGCGATCGTAACAGCCGCATTGCCGCAGACCTTCCTGGCGATGTTTAGAGCGCTCTCGCCGCCGATGGTGCAGTAGACGCCGCCGTCCTTCATCGGTATCGACCCCTCCACCACGGCGATGTATTTTCCCTTGTACTTCTCGATGGCCTCGTTCTTGGCCTGCTCCGCCTGGTGGCCCGCGGCGGCCATGATCACCTCGGCATATTCGATGGAGAGATGATCCAGAATCAGCTCCGCCGCCGTGGGCGCGTTGGCGCGCAGCAGGGCCTCCGAGTCGCCGCTGCAGCTCTGGAATTCCAGCCAGATGACCGGCGGCCGGTTGTCGGCTTCCAGCGCTTCGGCGATCTTCGGAATGAAACTGACGGGAAGAGCCAGGGTGGCAGCCATGGTCGAACAGAATTTCATGAACTCGCGGCGGCCGACTCCCCTCTCCTCCCATCTCTGAAGCATCTCCTCCGGCAGGGAGACCGGTTCCGGGGTGTTTTCATTTTTCATGGACTCTCCTCCTTTCCAGTTTCAACCGATTGCAGAACGCCTTTCCTTATATTTGCCATTTATAAGTAGATCTGGCTTCGTTAAATTTATTTATATAACAAAGTTTTATTACCTTGTCTGCATGCTGTCAAGCAAATATCCGGGTCCATGCGTATTCCGTCACAATCAACAGCTCACCCTTTAAACATTATGAAATTTTTAAAAACTATATGTCTTCCTGTCCCTTTAACAACCGAGCGCCTTCTTTTTTTCCGACCCATCTAAAAACTTGTCTGCAGACCTGATGTTCGCCTTCAACGGGGCTCGCGAGGTCGCCCCGGACCCACGCCTTGTGCCGAAAGAGAAATGGTATACTGAAACCAGGAGATACCGAGAAAGGAGGAATTTTATGCCAAACAAGGGCATTCACGGAAGTCAGGTCAGCGATAGAAAAGGGCGTAAATTCGAAAGCGAGACCGACCAGAAGCGGGGCCGCAACCGGCGCAATCTCGATCCTTACGTCATGGACGAAGGACGGCCGGAACCTGCGGTATGCATCCGATGTCACGCCGTTTACAAGAACAAGCACTGGTATTTCGAGGAAAACGAATTCAAATATCTCCGGGAAAACCGTGAGGCCGTCGAGACCGCCTGCCCCGCCTGCCAGAAGATCACCCAGTCCTACCCCGAGGGCGTAGTCACCCTTCGCGGCGATTATCTCTGGCATCACGAGGAGGAGATTCGCAACATCCTGAAGAACGAGGAGAACAAGGCGATGGCCAAGAACCCCCTGGAGCGCATCATGCGTATGGAGCGCGAAGGGGACAACCTGGTCATTGAAACGACCGAGGAAAAGCTGGCCGAGCATCTGGGGCGGGCATTGAACAAGGCGCACCAGGGAGAACTCAAGATAGACTGGAGCGATGAGCATTCTCTCTGTCGGGTGACTTGGGAACGATCGGCCTGACAGCATATGGAGAAGAGCGGAGGGGGACGGATACCACGGATCTCATCCGCTGTTGTGGAAGGCGCATGGGGAGATACCGCATTCTGGAACATACCGCCGATATGGGGATCGAAGCCGCCGGAGAGACTCTGGATGAGCTTCTGGTCCAGGCGGCCCGGGGAATGATGGAGATCATCAGTGGGGCCGAGGCGCTCCCCCATGAGGAGAGAAGTGTCGAAATCACGGCCGGCGAGGGAGAAGAACTCCTGGTGAACTGGCTGAACGAAATCCTCTTTCTCTTCGATTCCGGGGGCTTCTTTCCTGCCGAATTCGTCATCGAACAGGCAACGGAAAACCGGATAAGGGCCCGGATCCTCGGGGAGCCCTTCGACCCGGATCGGCACCCCATCGATCGGGAGATCAAGGCCGCGACCTATCACCAGCTCCGGCTCGAGCATGGGGAGAAGGGATGGCTGGCCCGAGTCTATCTCGATTTGTGATTGGGAAGGAAGCATATGAGCATCACGGTGGAGAAAATTGACGCCTGCCGCTGGCGCATTCCCCGCACGGGGAAAATGCGCGCCGAAGGGCTTGTCTTTGCCTCCGAGGCGCTGATGCGGGTCCTGCAGCGCGAGGAGCAGCAAGCCCTGGAGCAGGTGCGGAATGTGGCCACCCTCCCGGGGCTCGTCGGTCCCTCCATCGCCATGCCGGATATCCACTGGGGGTACGGCTTCCCCATCGGCGGGGTGGCCGCCTTCGACCTGGAAGAGGGGGTCGTCTCTCCCGGAGGCGTCGGCTACGATATCAACTGCGGGGTACGTCTGTTGCGGTCCGCCCTGTCGGCGGCCGAGATCCGTCCCCGCCTCAAGGAACTGGCCGATGCTCTCTTCCGCAACGTCCCCTCAGGGGTCGGTTCCCAGCGGCGGGACCTGAAGCTCTCCTCCCAGGCGGAAAGGCAGGTCCTGAAAAAAGGCGCCCGCTGGGCCGTGGAACAGGGTTTCGGCAGCGAGGAGGACTTGCGGCACATCGAAGAGGGTGGCGCCATCCCCGGCGCAGAACTGGAGTTCGTCTCGGATCGGGCTCTCGAGCGGGGCCGAACGCAGCTGGGCACTCTCGGCTCCGGCAACCATTTTCTCGAGGTGCAGCAGGTCGAAAGAATCCACGACCAGGAGGCCGCCGAGGCCCTTGGACTCCACGAAGGGCAGCTCACGGTCACCATTCACACCGGCAGCAGGGGGCTCGGGCACCAGGTCTGCGACGACTATCTGCGGGTCATGCTGCAGGCCAGCCGCAAATACGGAATAGAGCTCCCCGACCGTCAGCTCTGCTGCGCTCCGCTGAGGAGCCCTGAGGCCACCCAGTACATGGGCGCCATGGCCTGCGCCGCCAATTTCGCCTTCGCCAACCGCCAGCTGATCACCTCCTGGGTGCGGGAATCCTTCGAACAGGTCCTCGGCCTCGGCCCCTCCGATCTGCGCCTTTCGGTCATTTACGACGTCTGCCACAACATCGCCAAATGGGAGACCCACAGGTTCCAGGGGAAGGAGCGGCGCCTTTGCGTCCACCGCAAGGGAGCCACCCGGGCCTTCCCCCCTGGGCACCCGGAAACCCCCGAAGCGTACAGGAATGTGGGGCAGCCGGTGCTCATCCCCGGAGACATGGGCCGCTATTCCTATGTCCTGGTCGGGACCAGCGGCGCTTTCGATGAGACGTTCGGCTCCACCTGTCACGGAGCCGGACGGGTGCTCTCCCGCCACGCCGCGAAGAAACAGGCCAGGGGACGCAACATCGAAGCGGAACTAGCCGCCCAGGGGATCCTCATCCGCGCCGCAGGCCGTGCCACGGTGGCCGAGGAGATATCCGAGGCGTACAAGGACGTCATGGAAGTGGTGGGAGTGGTGCAGCAGGCGGGGATAGGCAAAATAGTGGCACGGCTGAGACCGATGGCGGTTATCAAAGGCTAGAGGACAGATGACGGAGGACGGAGAAGCGCCCGACTTCTTCCGTCCTCCGTCCTCTGCAGTCCTCAGGAGGTTCCATGAAAGTTTTCCTCACCGGCGGCACCGGGTTCGTGGGAAGTGAAGTGCTGCGGCAACTGGTCGTGGCGGGACACACGGTGCGCTGCCTCGTCCGGCCGGGTTCGGAAAAAAAACTCGCCGTCCATCAGGGAGTGCAGATCCATCCGGGAGACGCCACCGAGCCGGACACCCTGGAAGAGGCCCTTGACGGGTGCGATGCGGTCATTCACCTTGTGGGGATCATTCGTGAGTTTCCAGGCCGCGGCATCACCTTCGAAAAGCTGCACTTCGAGGCCACCCGCAACGTGGCGGCGGAGGCCGAGATCCAGCGGGTGAAGCGGTTCGTGCATATGAGCGCCAACGGCACCCGTGAGAAAGCCGTCTCTTCCTATCACCGGACCAAGTGGCGAGCCGAGGAGACCGTACGGAAATCTTCCCTGTCCTGGACCATCTTCCGTCCCAGCCTCATCTTCGGCCCCGGGGACGCCTTCGTCAACATGCTGGCCGACATGATGCGCAAGCTGCCTGTCATGCCTGTCATAGGCGACGGCCGCTACCGGATGAGTCCGGTGGCGGTGGAGGACGTCGCCGCCTCCTTCGTCAGATCTCTTGCCTTGCCGGAGACCATCGGCAGGACCTTTCACTGCTGCGGTCCGGTGAGCTACAGCTACAACGAGGTGCTCGATCTGATCGGCGAGGCTCTCGGGAAAAACCGGGTGTCCAAAGTTCATCAACCTGTCGGCCTGATGAAACCGGTCGTCTCCCTGCTCGAAAACTTCTCCGCCTTCCCCCTCACCACCAGCCAGATGACCATGCTGCTGGAGGGGAACGAATGCGACCCGAAGGAGTGGGCGGAGGTCTTCGGAATCGCGCCGAAGTCGTTTCCGCAGGGGATACGAAGCTATCTGAAACCTTGATGCTGCGCCTGCGCCTGATAGAATCGAAACCGATCCGGAAAGAGTTCCTGCAATGGTATGGATTCTAATCTCCGTCGTTTCTGAAGCTCTTTAATGGCACCTCGCCTGACATGCTCCAGCAGATCCGGATTAGATGGAAATGGTAACTTGCTGTTGACGTGATAAACTATCAGCATTCTTGCGTTGATTGCTGCCTTGTCCGGAGGGATCATGTCTCTGACCGTTGTATTGGCCGACCCTCATCCCATTTTTCTGCTTGGCATAGAACATTTATTTTCATCCGAGCCTGATCTGCAGGTGGTCGCACGCTGCAATACCGCCGGCGATACCCTCAAGACTGTGCGCAGCCATCGCCCCGACCTGCTGGTTCTCGACGTTCACTTCCCGGACCGAAGCGGTCTGCAGCTCATTCGCGAGTTGAAAGGGTATTCCCTGCCCACCCGCTCCATCCTTCTTACATCCATAATAGACGACACGCTGGCCCTGGAAGCCCTGCGCCTGGGGGTACCGGGTGTGGTGCTGAAAACCATGCCGCCCCACCTGCTGCCCCAATGTCTGCGCAAGGTGGCTGCCGGCGGCCAGTGGCTGGAAAAAGAGTCGGTCGGCCACGCCGTTGAAAAGATGCTGCGGCGGGAAGCCGGGGCCCGCCGGCTCGCCAACATCCTCACGCCCCGAGAGATCGAGACCGTGCACCTGG
The genomic region above belongs to Desulfuromonas sp. TF and contains:
- a CDS encoding hydrogenase small subunit yields the protein MKNENTPEPVSLPEEMLQRWEERGVGRREFMKFCSTMAATLALPVSFIPKIAEALEADNRPPVIWLEFQSCSGDSEALLRANAPTAAELILDHLSIEYAEVIMAAAGHQAEQAKNEAIEKYKGKYIAVVEGSIPMKDGGVYCTIGGESALNIARKVCGNAAVTIAVGSCATFGNIPAAAPNPTGAVGVRKAVPGATVLNLPGCPLNAENLTAAIVHFITFGKLPAVDGLNRPLFAYGKRIHDNCERRSHFDAGQYAEKFGDPGHRKGYCLYKLGCKGPETFHNCPTVRYNEGVSWPVMAGHGCIGCSEPQFWDAMTPFYRRLPKVPGFGIEATVDKIGIGLAAATAVAFGAHGVISALRKGDESDKVKKEE
- a CDS encoding BCAM0308 family protein produces the protein MPNKGIHGSQVSDRKGRKFESETDQKRGRNRRNLDPYVMDEGRPEPAVCIRCHAVYKNKHWYFEENEFKYLRENREAVETACPACQKITQSYPEGVVTLRGDYLWHHEEEIRNILKNEENKAMAKNPLERIMRMEREGDNLVIETTEEKLAEHLGRALNKAHQGELKIDWSDEHSLCRVTWERSA
- a CDS encoding archease: MGRYRILEHTADMGIEAAGETLDELLVQAARGMMEIISGAEALPHEERSVEITAGEGEELLVNWLNEILFLFDSGGFFPAEFVIEQATENRIRARILGEPFDPDRHPIDREIKAATYHQLRLEHGEKGWLARVYLDL
- a CDS encoding RtcB family protein, whose translation is MSITVEKIDACRWRIPRTGKMRAEGLVFASEALMRVLQREEQQALEQVRNVATLPGLVGPSIAMPDIHWGYGFPIGGVAAFDLEEGVVSPGGVGYDINCGVRLLRSALSAAEIRPRLKELADALFRNVPSGVGSQRRDLKLSSQAERQVLKKGARWAVEQGFGSEEDLRHIEEGGAIPGAELEFVSDRALERGRTQLGTLGSGNHFLEVQQVERIHDQEAAEALGLHEGQLTVTIHTGSRGLGHQVCDDYLRVMLQASRKYGIELPDRQLCCAPLRSPEATQYMGAMACAANFAFANRQLITSWVRESFEQVLGLGPSDLRLSVIYDVCHNIAKWETHRFQGKERRLCVHRKGATRAFPPGHPETPEAYRNVGQPVLIPGDMGRYSYVLVGTSGAFDETFGSTCHGAGRVLSRHAAKKQARGRNIEAELAAQGILIRAAGRATVAEEISEAYKDVMEVVGVVQQAGIGKIVARLRPMAVIKG
- a CDS encoding complex I NDUFA9 subunit family protein, with product MKVFLTGGTGFVGSEVLRQLVVAGHTVRCLVRPGSEKKLAVHQGVQIHPGDATEPDTLEEALDGCDAVIHLVGIIREFPGRGITFEKLHFEATRNVAAEAEIQRVKRFVHMSANGTREKAVSSYHRTKWRAEETVRKSSLSWTIFRPSLIFGPGDAFVNMLADMMRKLPVMPVIGDGRYRMSPVAVEDVAASFVRSLALPETIGRTFHCCGPVSYSYNEVLDLIGEALGKNRVSKVHQPVGLMKPVVSLLENFSAFPLTTSQMTMLLEGNECDPKEWAEVFGIAPKSFPQGIRSYLKP
- a CDS encoding response regulator transcription factor, which codes for MSLTVVLADPHPIFLLGIEHLFSSEPDLQVVARCNTAGDTLKTVRSHRPDLLVLDVHFPDRSGLQLIRELKGYSLPTRSILLTSIIDDTLALEALRLGVPGVVLKTMPPHLLPQCLRKVAAGGQWLEKESVGHAVEKMLRREAGARRLANILTPREIETVHLVAKGQSNREIADKLGLREGTVKIHLHNVYKKLGIENRVDLTLYAQKRGLV